A genomic segment from Torulaspora delbrueckii CBS 1146 chromosome 3, complete genome encodes:
- the TSC11 gene encoding TORC2 complex subunit TSC11 (similar to Saccharomyces cerevisiae TSC11 (YER093C); ancestral locus Anc_7.380): MPSLHSSPVDDLVRPRSNTVNTTNGDCLGIGNTHSGKKNRQNLVLSTSFISTQRLDNNATESPASPLQARRPRTSVSKALLAIRNEIGELQQQLVQARKNKEDTERIRDSTPSEIYKGIYSTDHLHKHSMRIRANSQIREQDKTIRKLERQIADRKQQYEQAKGAKELSVRNSDRLQVEPTFSASTGQWGKSQDDLDERSALDEDRKLVGTDTLTGEEGEDEDEDDVVFEHVNEPDEQTPSDGDASPLPKRGAGEVSNTSHIETATWLVSDYMQSLQDTNLTPEFVVKKANGLVSLLKDQPEIRTNLVLSSFMSSLQNLLLCDSKTIASAAYRVCRYLINDVSFIEWLLLLRLDSFIVISLAKDNSYQVEREQALKLVRAFLDYGAEIPKGIVQAIISCVEKQDDSLRHMALETLLEMCFIDPDVVNKCDGMRVLEGILREYSLFPLASIILDTVFELMSVNATRKYFLGDFNISVLTSVFSDTNTKDSLNLERMQNASVLISKALKDYNGLMLFSMDNFKPLKELLSFFQVPFCAQFLVDIFLDVLRIKKIPYKGSKGPFKLVASHFAHESMLLNQHVALLVLIMYQGGFIDQIGKLISRYENDNSSSILISKVRYLLSEYLNLAMNLLTTDISFANKVTPAWKVSQYNEAFEFGKISYSMNKHRNTLGMTGIDYGKNVREFSQSMKGKAMGREVDDAKFRKMVYDSRVLQTKDFSKWNWNLIMELVEGPLLNVKQLDELVKSTKFIRRLLIFYRPLRLRFSAIDKGARLSQRYIQVGCEFFRMLTSTSVGLKILMDDTKIISQLALLLYRAMDGHTSGNIINDYTLDKKLVSGYFKFIGVLTQSSNGIQVLKRWNFFTVFYKMFQADSPISVRFLQLTLPELDLKYSGHCKTIVGKALVIPNEEIRIKATENLGEKLMELSKFNRNIDDVGMIDERTNLQRYVMDMLTRQLYDLSPKVVAAADQSLYDCMMVDECSQEIISSLKTSLKQMVFIRSPLLFELLGTPHGFQLLNEINFIEAERKSWLESKNKEYVLLAEDFLTANQYTTFHARSREIGQNERLPQHFYGSLAKTEDGIALIGKSGDLLYFINTIKRYTNDLNTQTFENGDEILELKSAIWCVGYIGSTELGVGLLDNYELVEELTQIAYGASETMVRFTAFSALGLLSKTLEGCEILDETGWTCCCNVQGTPIGISLPKRLDKLLSFSEKPWSMQGEYKEEMIEFDSRHGELVGEVQPIKLNLELLLTEKNKIENPLDDDTYAGDSIREAEHYFTAEQAGTISKNYETEEEKVLDEILETVSQLGNHILSNNAINGITEMNNKYGPKLFESEIIFLKIMDMMAKYRFKPHVRKFLCDLFINKKALENVIRRDRKRN; encoded by the coding sequence ATGCCGAGCTTACACAGTAGTCCAGTGGACGACTTGGTTCGGCCTAGGTCTAATACTGTTAATACAACGAATGGTGATTGTCTTGGGATCGGCAACACTCACAGCGGTAAGAAGAATAGACAGAATTTGGTATTATCAACTTCCTTTATATCTACCCAAAGACTGGATAATAATGCTACAGAATCTCCGGCTAGTCCATTACAGGCTAGGCGACCTAGAACAAGTGTCAGTAAGGCTCTACTAGCGATCAGAAATGAGATTGGTGAATTACAGCAGCAATTGGTTCAAGCTCGTAAAAATAAGGAAGATACTGAACGAATACGTGACTCTACACCTTCCGAGATCTACAAGGGTATTTATTCTACGGACCATTTGCATAAACACTCAATGCGAATTAGGGCGAACAGTCAGATACGAGAACAGGACAAGACAATTAGGAAATTAGAGAGGCAGATTGCTGATAGAAAGCAACAGTATGAGCAGGCTAAGGGAGCCAAGGAGTTGAGTGTTAGGAACAGTGATAGACTGCAAGTCGAGCCGACGTTTAGCGCTTCTACTGGGCAATGGGGCAAATCGCAGGACGATCTTGATGAGCGATCAGCGCTAGATGAGGATAGGAAACTAGTAGGAACAGATACGCTTACTGGcgaagaaggagaagacgaagatgaggatgatgttGTTTTCGAGCACGTAAATGAGCCCGATGAGCAAACACCATCTGATGGTGATGCGTCACCACTGCCGAAACGTGGAGCAGGTGAAGTTTCCAATACCTCTCATATTGAGACCGCTACATGGCTTGTCAGCGATTACATGCAAAGTTTACAGGATACAAATTTAACTCCGGAGTTCGTGGTGAAGAAGGCTAATGGTCTCGTTTCATTGCTCAAAGACCAACCAGAAATTAGAACAAACTTGGTTTTATCGTCATTCATGTCATCATTACAAAATCTTTTACTTTGTGACAGCAAAACCATTGCATCAGCAGCATATCGTGTTTGCAGATACCTCATCAATGATGTGTCATTCATCGAATGGTTGCTTCTTCTCCGCCTCGACTCCTTTATAGTAATATCGTTGGCAAAAGACAACTCATACCAAGTCGAGAGAGAACAAGCACTAAAACTCGTAAGAGCATTTTTAGATTATGGTGCTGAGATACCGAAAGGAATAGTGCAAGCAATTATCAGCTGCGTTGAAAAACAAGATGATAGTCTAAGACACATGGCATTGGAAACACTTTTAGAGATGTGTTTTATTGATCCTGACGTGGTCAACAAGTGTGACGGAATGCGCGTACTGGAGGGTATCCTACGAGAGTATTCTCTTTTCCCGTTGGCGTCCATCATTCTAGACACCGTTTTTGAGTTGATGTCTGTAAATGCTACGAGAAAGTATTTCCTAGGTGATTTCAACATATCGGTGCTCACTTCAGTTTTCTCGGATACAAATACAAAAGattcattgaatttggagAGGATGCAAAACGCTTCAGTTCTCATTTCAAAGGCACTTAAAGACTACAACGGGCTCATGCTTTTTTCAATGGACAATTTTAAGCCTTTGAAGGAACTCTTGTCATTCTTTCAGGTACCTTTTTGTGCTCAATTTTTAGTGGACATCTTTCTGGATGTCCTCCGCATCAAAAAAATACCATACAAAGGTTCCAAAGGACCCTTTAAGTTGGTCGCATCCCATTTTGCCCACGAATCAATGCTTTTAAACCAGCATGTTGCCCTGCTGGTACTCATAATGTATCAAGGCGGCTTCATAGATCAGATTGGCAAACTAATCAGCAGGTATGAGAATGATAATAGTAGCTCGATTTTGATCTCTAAGGTAAGATACTTGTTGAGCGAGTATCTCAACCTGGCGATGAATCTTTTAACGACTGATATCTCATTTGCAAACAAAGTAACTCCAGCATGGAAGGTTTCTCAATACAATGAAGCATTCGAGTTTGGAAAGATATCTTATAGTATGAACAAACATCGAAATACCTTAGGAATGACAGGAATAGACTATGGCAAAAATGTTAGAGAGTTCTCTCAAAGTATGAAAGGGAAGGCGATGGGACGTGAAGTTGATGATGCAAAGTTCAGAAAAATGGTTTACGATTCGAGAGTTTTGCAGACAAAGGATTTCTCTAAATGGAATTGGAATTTGATAATGgaacttgttgaaggaCCATTGCTCAACGTGAAACAGCTCGATGAGTTAGTAAAATCCACGAAATTTATTAGAAGGCTACTGATTTTTTATCGTCCTCTCAGACTAAGATTTTCAGCTATTGACAAAGGAGCTCGTCTCTCTCAAAGGTATATCCAGGTGGGTTGTGAGTTCTTCAGAATGCTAACCTCTACTTCAGTTGGGCTTAAGATCTTAATGGATGACACTAAGATCATTTCTCAACTGGCACTACTACTATATCGTGCCATGGATGGGCATACGTCTGGAAACATCATAAATGACTATACTTTGGATAAGAAGTTAGTCTCAGGatatttcaagttcatcgGAGTGTTGACCCAATCTTCCAATGGTATCCAAGTCCTTAAACGTTGGAACTTTTTCACGGTATTCTACAAAATGTTCCAAGCAGACTCTCCGATATCGGTTAGGTTCCTGCAGCTGACACTACCGGAGCTTGACTTGAAATACTCTGGACATTGTAAGACGATAGTTGGTAAGGCGCTTGTGATCCCAAACGAAGAAATCAGAATTAAAGCCACTGAGAATTTGGGCGAAAAGCTGATGGAGCTATCTAAGTTCAACAGAAATATTGATGACGTTGGaatgattgatgaaagaacaaatttacaaagataTGTCATGGATATGCTGACAAGACAGCTTTACGACCTCAGTCCCAAGGTTGTGGCCGCTGCAGACCAGTCTTTATACGATTGTATGATGGTAGATGAATGTTCTCAGGAGATTATTTCATCACTTAAGACCTCGCTCAAGCAAATGGTCTTTATTCGCTCACCTTTACTATTTGAATTGCTGGGCACTCCTCATGGATTCCAACTCCTAAATGAGATTAATTTCATTGAAGCTGAAAGAAAATCATGGCTTGAGTCGAAAAACAAAGAGTACGTTCTATTAGCCGAGGACTTTTTAACAGCGAACCAATATACCACGTTCCACGCAAGGtcaagagaaattggccaGAACGAACGCTTACCGCAGCATTTTTATGGTAGTCTCGCCAAGACGGAAGACGGAATAGCATTGATTGGGAAAAGCGGCGACCTACTGTATTTCATTAATACCATCAAGAGATACACCAATGATTTGAACACTCAAACTTTCGAGAACGGGGACGAGATCTTAGAGCTAAAATCTGCAATATGGTGCGTAGGCTACATTGGATCCACCGAGTTGGGAGTTGGATTGCTGGATAATTATGAGctggttgaagaattgactCAAATAGCTTATGGTGCCAGTGAGACCATGGTAAGATTCACAGCATTTTCCGCACTCGGATTATTGAGCAAGACCCTCGAAGGATGCGAGATTCTCGACGAGACAGGTTGGACTTGTTGCTGCAACGTCCAGGGAACCCCAATAGGCATATCACTGCCCAAGAGGCTTGACAAGTTACTGTCATTCAGTGAGAAGCCGTGGTCAATGCAAGGTGAATACAAGGAAGAAATGATTGAATTTGACTCGCGACATGGCGAGCTTGTAGGAGAGGTGCAACCGATCAAATTAAACCTCGAATTACTGCTAACagagaagaataaaatCGAAAACCCTCTCGATGATGACACTTATGCTGGGGACTCAATTAGAGAAGCTGAACACTATTTTACGGCAGAGCAAGCGGGCACCATATCCAAAAACTACGAAACCGAAGAGGAGAAAGTCCTTGACGAGATATTAGAGACTGTGAGCCAATTGGGCAACCACATCCTCTCCAACAACGCGATCAACGGTATCACAGAGATGAACAACAAATACGGGCCcaagctctttgaaagcgaaatcatctttctcaagaTCATGGACATGATGGCCAAGTACAGATTTAAACCACACGTTCGTAAATTTTTGTGCGATCTATTCATCAACAAGAAGGCCCTGGAAAACGTAATACGGCGTGATAGAAAGAGAAACTAA
- the TDEL0C01660 gene encoding uncharacterized protein (similar to Saccharomyces cerevisiae YBL059W and YER093C-A; ancestral locus Anc_7.381): MSEAITTPTITERQISTFSDEYKKRRKQQMLRFFGATALTLISCRLAYRGVKSRKYVPNMFQLNYKSPPFSYQAEAASALVFGTGLAVGGFSMLVFGSCWLSDISSFPEFSLKAKQLMGQDPISDSKLTNMPLDDDTAKVVDQLERLLEGKNK; encoded by the exons ATGAGTGAGGCCATAACGACCCCAACCATCACGGAGAGACAGATTTCAACGTTCTCTGATGagtacaagaagaggcGGAAGCAGCAGATGCTGAGGTTCTTCGGTGCAACCGCATTGACTTTAATATCCTGCAGACTAGCTTACAGAGGTGTTAAATCGCGAAAAT ATGTACCCAATATGTTCCAACTGAATTATAAGTCCCCGCCTTTCTCGTACCAAGCAGAAGCAGCAAGTGCACTGGTTTTTGGGACAGGCCTGGCAGTTGGAGGTTTCTCCATGCTAGTATTTGGATCTTGTTGGCTCTCAGATATCTCTAGCTTTCCAGAATTCAGTCTAAAGGCCAAGCAACTGATGGGACAGGACCCAATTTCGGACTCAAAACTAACAAATATGCCTCTGGATGATGATACTGCTAAAGTGGTCGATCAATTAGAGAGGCTGCTTGAAGGAAAGAACAAGTAA
- the SHP1 gene encoding protein phosphatase regulator SHP1 (similar to Saccharomyces cerevisiae SHP1 (YBL058W); ancestral locus Anc_7.377) yields MSGVSDDSIQQFMALANCSLAVAQKYLEEFGDLTEALNAYYAAESDPTSGERARHTPVPERTPISRAASTTSTQSAAGTNRSGSGGSGNRSKFMSFADMVKGQTDDDDDDPNRNTFAGGETSGLEVTDPNDSNSLIKDLLEKDQKRTPSNNQMNHQWRRNLVHHFTGRGYKLGSAVDAPSEVTADVAEEALPARPQKVTREITFWKEGFQVGDGPLYRYDDPANSFYLNELNQGRAPLKLLDVQFGQEVDVNVYKKLEESYQPPKRKIGGFTGHGQRLGSPIPGDFGSTSVEPGQPQAETSPNTQEEVKKEEPKGDSSVQIRYASGKREVYRCYSTDTVQSLYDHVRENTQDNTRKFTLNYAFPVKPLENFGASLKEAGLINTVVVQRWV; encoded by the coding sequence ATGTCGGGTGTATCTGATGATAGTATTCAACAGTTTATGGCATTAGCGAATTGTTCGCTAGCAGTGGCACAAAAGTATCTGGAAGAGTTCGGAGATCTCACTGAGGCATTGAACGCCTACTATGCCGCAGAATCGGACCCTACCAGTGGTGAAAGAGCTCGTCATACCCCAGTACCAGAACGCACTCCAATCAGTAGAGCAGCTTCGACTACTTCAACTCAATCAGCAGCCGGAACCAATAGATCCGGTAGTGGTGGAAGTGGTAACAGGTCCAAGTTCATGAGCTTTGCAGATATGGTCAAAGGACAgacagatgatgatgatgatgatcctAATAGAAACACTTTTGCTGGAGGTGAGACTTCTGGATTAGAAGTGACAGATCCAAACGATTCAAACTCGCTGATCAAggatcttcttgaaaaagaCCAGAAAAGGACGCCCAGCAACAATCAGATGAATCACCAGTGGAGAAGAAACCTAGTTCATCATTTTACAGGCAGAGGGTACAAACTTGGGTCTGCAGTTGACGCACCTAGCGAGGTGACGGCGGATGTTGCTGAAGAGGCATTGCCAGCTAGGCCGCAGAAAGTTACTAGAGAGATCACTTTCTGGAAGGAAGGCTTCCAAGTCGGGGATGGACCACTGTATCGTTATGATGACCCAGCCAATAGTTTTTATTTGAATGAACTTAATCAAGGAAGAGCTCCATTGAAATTACTTGACGTCCAGTTCGGGCAAGAAGTGGACGTCAATGtgtacaagaaattggaagaatcCTATCAACCCCCCAAGAGAAAGATAGGAGGTTTCACTGGTCATGGACAAAGATTGGGTTCGCCAATCCCAGGTGATTTCGGAAGTACAAGTGTGGAACCAGGACAACCGCAAGCTGAAACATCGCCAAACACCCAGGAAGAGGTAAAGAAGGAGGAACCCAAGGGTGATTCGTCTGTTCAAATCAGATATGCAAGCGGTAAAAGAGAAGTGTACCGTTGCTACTCAACAGATACAGTGCAATCTTTGTATGACCATGTGAGGGAGAACACTCAGGATAACACAAGGAAATTCACGCTAAACTATGCCTTCCCAGTGAAACCATTGGAGAACTTTGGCGCttccttgaaagaagctggcCTAATAAACACAGTGGTTGTGCAAAGATGGGTTTAA
- the MET6 gene encoding 5-methyltetrahydropteroyltriglutamate-homocysteine S-methyltransferase (similar to Saccharomyces cerevisiae MET6 (YER091C); ancestral locus Anc_7.378) — MVQSAILGFPRIGPNRELKKITEAYWKGKTTVDELFKVGKEIRSANWKLQKDAGVDIIPSNDFSFYDQVLDLSLLFNVIPERYAKYDLPSIDTLFAMGRGLQRKATETEKAVDVTALEMVKWFDSNYHYVRPTFSHSTQFKLNGQKPVDEFLEAKQLGIQTRPVLLGPVSYLFLGKADKDSLDLEPLSLLEKLLPLYVEILSKLKEAGATEVQLDEPILVLDLPQEVQSAIKKAYEFFGSKAGSLPNITLATYFGTVVPNLNALKNLPIAGLHFDFVRAPQQFDDVLSIVGANQKLSVGVVDGRNIWKNDFAKSSELVNKAIKKLGADRVVVATSSSLLHTPVDLENEAKLNPEIKDWFSFATQKVKEVVVVAKNVSGQDVSAELQANAKSVAARASSKITNNDTVQKRVAAIDDNMAKRAAPFDARLAEQKKRFHLPLFPTTTIGSFPQTKDIRINRNKFNKGTITAEEYEKFINAEIETVIRFQEEIGLDVLVHGEPERNDMVQYFGEQIDGYTFTTNGWVQSYGSRYVRPPIIVGDLSRPKPMSVKESVYAQSITTKPVKGMLTGPVTCLRWSFPRNDVDQETQALQLALALRDEVNDLEAAGIRVIQVDEPAIREGLPLRAGAERSAYLKWAAEAFRVATSGVANDTQIHSHFCYSDLDPNHIKALDADVVSIEFSKKDDPNYIAEFKSYPNHIGLGLFDIHSPRVPSTEEFISKIQAILNSYPAEKFWVNPDCGLKTRDWEETKLSLTHMVEAAKHFREQYKK, encoded by the coding sequence ATGGTTCAATCTGCTATCCTAGGTTTTCCAAGAATTGGTCCTAACagagaattgaaaaaaatcacTGAAGCTTACTGGAAAGGTAAGACTACTGTTgatgaattgttcaagGTCGGTAAGGAAATCAGAAGTGCCAACTGgaaattgcaaaaagatGCTGGTGTTGATATCATCCCATCCAATGATTTCTCTTTCTACGACCAAGTCTTGGATTTGTCCTTGTTGTTCAATGTGATCCCAGAACGTTATGCCAAGTACGATCTGCCATCCATCGACACTTTGTTCGCTATGGGTAGaggtttgcaaagaaaggCCACTGAGACTGAAAAGGCTGTCGATGTGACTGCTTTGGAAATGGTGAAATGGTTCGATTCTAACTACCATTACGTCAGACCAACTTTCTCTCACTCCACTCAATTCAAATTGAACGGTCAAAAGCCAGTCGATGAGTTCTTGGAGGCTAAGCAATTGGGTATTCAAACTAGACCAGTCTTGTTGGGCCCAGTCTCTTACTTGTTCTTGGGTAAGGCTGACAAAGATTCTTTGGACTTGGAACCTCTTTCTCTATTGGAGAAGTTGTTGCCATTGTACGTCGAGATCTTGTCCAAGTTGAAGGAAGCTGGTGCTACTGAAGTTCAATTGGACGAACCAATCTTAGTTTTGGATCTACcacaagaagttcaaagtGCTATCAAGAAGGCCTACGAATTCTTCGGCTCAAAGGCTGGCTCTTTGCCAAACATTACCTTGGCTACTTACTTTGGTACCGTTGTTCCAAACTTGAACgctttgaagaacttgcCAATTGCTGGTCTACATTTCGATTTCGTTAGAGCTCCACAACAATTCGATGACGTCTTGTCTATCGTTGGTGCTAACCAAAAGTTGTCTGTCGGTGTCGTTGACGGTAGAAACATCTGGAAGAACGATTTCGCCAAGTCCTCCGAGCTGGTCAACAAGGCTATCAAGAAGTTGGGTGCTGACAgagttgttgttgccacttcttcttctttgctaCACACTCCAgttgatttggagaatGAAGCCAAGTTGAACCCAGAGATCAAGGACTGGTTCTCCTTTGCTACTCAAAAGGTCAAGGAAGTCGTTGTTGTTGCCAAGAACGTTTCCGGCCAAGATGTCTCTGCTGAATTGCAAGCTAATGCTAAGTCTGTCGCCGCCAGAGCTTCTTCTAAGATCACTAACAATGATACCGTTCAAAAGAGAGTTGCTGCTATCGATGACAACATGGCTAAGCGTGCTGCTCCATTTGACGCTAGATTGGCTGAGCAAAAGAAGCGTTTCCACTTGCCATTGTTCCCAACCACCACCATTGGTTCTTTCCCACAAACCAAGGATATCAGAATCAACAGaaacaagttcaacaagGGTACCATCACTGCTGAAGAATACGAGAAATTCATCAACGCTGAAATCGAAACCGTTATCAGAttccaagaagagatcGGTTTGGACGTCTTGGTCCACGGTGAACCAGAAAGAAACGATATGGTTCAATACTTTGGTGAACAAATCGATGGTTACACTTTCACCACCAACGGTTGGGTTCAATCTTACGGTTCCAGATACGTCAGACCACCTATCATTGTTGGTGACTTGTCTAGACCAAAGCCAATGTCCGTCAAGGAATCCGTCTACGCTCAATCGATCACCACTAAGCCAGTTAAGGGTATGTTGACTGGTCCAGTTACCTGTTTGAGATGGTCTTTCCCAAGAAACGACGTTGACCAAGAAACCCAAGCTTTGCAATTGGCTTTGGCTCTAAGAGACGAAGTTAacgatttggaagctgCCGGTATCAGAGTCATCCAAGTCGATGAACCTGCTATCAGAGAAGGTCTACCATTGAGAGCCGGTGCTGAAAGATCTGCCTACTTGAAGTGGGCCGCTGAAGCTTTCAGAGTCGCCACTTCTGGTGTTGCCAACGACACTCAGATTCACTCTCACTTCTGTTACTCCGACTTGGATCCAAACCACATCAAGGCTTTGGACGCCGATGTCGTCTCCATTGAATTCTCCAAGAAGGACGATCCAAACTACATTGCCGAATTCAAGAGCTATCCAAACCACATTGGTCTTGGTCTATTCGACATTCACTCTCCAAGAGTTCCATCCACTGAAGAGTTCATTTCCAAGATTCAAGCTATCTTGAACTCCTACCCAGCTGAAAAGTTCTGGGTCAACCCTGACTGTGGTTTGAAGACTAGAGACTGGGAAGAAACTAAGTTGTCTTTGACTCATATGGTCGAAGCTGCTAAGCACTTCCGTGAACAATACAAGAAATAA
- the PTH2 gene encoding aminoacyl-tRNA hydrolase (similar to Saccharomyces cerevisiae PTH2 (YBL057C); ancestral locus Anc_7.376), protein MNHLNSNFPVFFAVAAASLVTGYYLGQILPSASRTSQVQEILRQCKQKAELNSQEQQNESSDYDGDEETEEEEDEDYEINSISLNDVPGEVRMALVIRQDLGMQKGKVAAQCCHAALSCFRMIACDSGRESYNPQMVQRWLRCGQAKITLKCPDKETMDELYAKAISLGVNACVIHDAGRTQIAAGSATVLGVGPAPKAVLDQITGELKLY, encoded by the coding sequence ATGAATCATTTGAACTCCAATTTTCCGGTTTTCTTTGCAGTTGCAGCTGCTTCATTAGTAACAGGCTATTATCTGGGTCAGATACTACCATCAGCTTCAAGAACCAGTCAAGTACAGGAAATATTAAGACAATGCAAGCAAAAGGCAGAACTAAATAgtcaagaacaacaaaatGAGAGTAGTGATTATGAtggagatgaagaaactgaagaagaagaggatgaggatTACGAGATCAACTCAATTTCACTGAATGATGTTCCCGGAGAAGTGAGAATGGCACTCGTTATTCGTCAAGACTTGGGAATGCAAAAGGGTAAGGTTGCAGCTCAATGCTGTCATGCAGCACTTTCATGTTTCCGAATGATTGCGTGCGATTCCGGTCGTGAGTCGTATAATCCTCAGATGGTTCAAAGATGGTTGAGATGTGGACAGGCCAAAATTACACTGAAGTGCCCTGACAAGGAAACCATGGATGAACTTTATGCAAAAGCCATTTCGTTAGGAGTAAATGCATGCGTAATACATGACGCCGGTAGAACGCAAATCGCTGCAGGTAGTGCGACTGTCCTTGGGGTTGGACCTGCCCCAAAAGCTGTCCTAGATCAAATCACGGGTGAACTGAAGTTGTATTAG
- the IES5 gene encoding Ies5p (similar to Saccharomyces cerevisiae IES5 (YER092W); ancestral locus Anc_7.379) produces the protein MEGEFKKLLSRNDELSKQEATLKKEYSTLLRKISSLACVLGKTEAEVETDEPRLISEAAVARAPALQWYNEQISLIQSLSQEDGNVPIPPELAESYKLSRDTPLLHRDLH, from the coding sequence ATGGAGGGTGAATTTAAGAAACTACTGTCGAGgaatgatgaattgagTAAGCAGGAGGCTACCTTAAAGAAAGAGTATTCTACTTTACTGCGAAAAATCTCGAGTTTGGCCTGTGTACTGGGGAAAACAGAAGCGGAAGTTGAGACAGATGAGCCAAGACTAATATCGGAAGCTGCTGTGGCAAGAGCACCTGCTTTACAATGGTACAATGAACAGATATCGCTGATTCAGTCATTATCGCAGGAGGATGGAAATGTTCCTATCCCACCTGAATTAGCGGAATCGTATAAGCTATCGAGGGATACTCCTTTGTTACATAGAGACTTACATTAG